In Candidatus Dormiibacterota bacterium, one DNA window encodes the following:
- the tpiA gene encoding triose-phosphate isomerase, giving the protein MPSESMRKPLIAGNWKMHFTVPEGLEYALRLRHALEPFANREDVVVLPPSLMLWEIANLLRGCPIEVGAQNASWEDQGPFTGEISPKMLAGWCHYLLIGHSERRQLFNETDEQLNRKLQVAQRNKLKVILAVGETLEEHELGRTREVITRQLSAALYGITVERATDLTIAYEPVWAIGTGKAATPEYANETMGLIRTLLADKFPRLAAEMRILYGGSVTSANARTLMEQPEIDGALVGGASLKEADFTEIVRAAAEVVPSA; this is encoded by the coding sequence GTGCCGTCTGAGTCGATGCGCAAGCCACTGATCGCCGGCAACTGGAAAATGCATTTCACCGTCCCCGAAGGCCTGGAGTACGCACTGCGTCTTCGGCATGCGCTCGAGCCATTCGCGAACCGCGAGGACGTCGTGGTCCTGCCGCCGTCGCTGATGCTCTGGGAGATCGCGAACCTGCTTCGCGGTTGCCCGATCGAGGTCGGCGCACAGAACGCGTCGTGGGAAGACCAGGGACCGTTCACCGGTGAGATTTCGCCGAAGATGCTGGCGGGGTGGTGCCACTACCTGCTGATCGGGCACTCGGAGCGGCGCCAGTTGTTCAATGAAACCGATGAACAGCTCAACCGAAAACTGCAAGTGGCGCAGCGCAACAAGCTGAAGGTCATCCTTGCCGTGGGTGAGACCCTCGAGGAGCACGAGCTTGGACGGACCCGGGAGGTCATCACGCGTCAGCTGAGCGCTGCGCTCTACGGCATTACGGTCGAGCGCGCCACCGACCTGACGATCGCCTATGAGCCGGTGTGGGCGATCGGCACCGGGAAGGCGGCCACACCGGAATACGCGAACGAGACCATGGGCCTGATTCGCACCCTGCTTGCCGACAAGTTCCCGCGGCTCGCCGCAGAGATGCGCATCCTCTATGGGGGCAGCGTGACGTCGGCCAACGCGCGGACCCTGATGGAACAGCCCGAGATCGACGGTGCCCTGGTGGGAGGCGCCAGCCTGAAGGAGGCCGATTTCACGGAGATCGTGCGCGCCGCCGCTGAGGTAGTGCCGTCGGCGTGA
- a CDS encoding phosphoglycerate kinase: MDVAGKRVLVRVDFNVPIESGQIVDDTRIREAIPTIQNLVERSARVILITHLGRPDGQVDEAYRTTPLAQRLGELMVRPVRHLDDCIGPAVEAGVGAMQDREIVMLENVRFHAGETKNDPTFAKQLAALGELYVNDAFGTAHRAHASTVGVAQFLPAVAGLLMEREIKTLGRIMTNPPHPLVAIIGGSKISTKIGVVRSLLGRVDRLCIGGAMACTFLKAKGLEMGRSLVEDDQLEVARSLLASGATLVLPLDAVVASEAKPGVTVKTVPIDAVPADMKVLDVGPMTVERFLQTCDGAAAVVWNGPLGVYEVPPFDHGTDALAQGLAGSDAETIVGGGDLVAALQKQQLAERMSFVSTGGGATLEFLEGKILPGIAVLLDRSAV; the protein is encoded by the coding sequence GTGGACGTCGCCGGAAAACGCGTGCTCGTGCGAGTCGATTTCAACGTCCCGATCGAGTCCGGCCAGATCGTCGACGATACCCGGATCCGGGAGGCGATCCCGACCATTCAGAACCTGGTCGAACGCAGCGCGCGTGTGATCTTGATTACGCACCTCGGCCGGCCGGACGGCCAGGTCGATGAGGCGTATCGGACCACCCCGCTGGCGCAGCGGCTCGGTGAGCTGATGGTTCGTCCGGTGCGCCACCTCGACGACTGCATTGGCCCGGCGGTCGAAGCCGGTGTGGGGGCGATGCAGGACCGCGAGATCGTGATGCTGGAGAATGTCCGCTTCCACGCAGGTGAGACGAAAAATGACCCGACCTTCGCGAAGCAGCTGGCCGCCCTCGGCGAGCTCTACGTCAATGACGCCTTCGGCACGGCGCACCGCGCCCACGCCTCGACGGTGGGTGTCGCCCAATTTCTGCCGGCGGTGGCCGGGCTGCTGATGGAGCGCGAGATCAAGACGCTGGGGCGGATCATGACGAACCCGCCCCATCCGCTGGTCGCCATCATCGGCGGCTCCAAAATCTCCACGAAGATCGGTGTTGTCCGCAGCCTGCTGGGACGCGTCGATCGCCTCTGCATCGGTGGCGCGATGGCCTGTACGTTCTTAAAAGCGAAAGGTCTGGAGATGGGCCGCTCGCTGGTCGAGGACGACCAGCTGGAGGTCGCGCGTTCGCTCCTGGCATCGGGGGCGACGCTCGTCCTGCCGCTCGACGCCGTCGTGGCCTCCGAGGCGAAACCGGGCGTCACGGTGAAAACCGTCCCGATCGACGCCGTGCCTGCCGATATGAAGGTGCTCGATGTCGGACCCATGACGGTCGAGCGCTTCCTGCAGACCTGCGACGGCGCGGCGGCGGTCGTCTGGAACGGCCCGCTCGGCGTCTATGAGGTCCCGCCGTTCGATCACGGCACCGATGCCTTAGCGCAGGGGCTCGCGGGAAGCGACGCCGAAACCATCGTCGGTGGCGGGGATCTCGTCGCGGCGCTGCAGAAACAGCAGCTGGCGGAGCGGATGTCGTTCGTCTCGACGGGGGGCGGCGCCACCCTCGAGTTCCTCGAAGGCAAGATCCTGCCCGGAATCGCCGTGCTACTGGACCGGAGTGCCGTCTGA
- the gap gene encoding type I glyceraldehyde-3-phosphate dehydrogenase codes for MPVKVGINGFGRIGRNVFRAARGRRELEIVAVNDITDPPTLAHLLKYDSILGNYAGDVSADGDALKVDGARVKVFAERDPGNLPWKDLGIDIVIESTGLFTDATKAKVHIDKGGARKVIISAPAKNEDITIVLGVNGERYEPRQHHVVSNASCTTNCLAPVAKVLHDSFGIEAGLMTTVHSYTGDQRLLDAPHSDLRRARAAALSVIPTTTGAARAMALVMPELKGKFHGISLRVPTPNVSLVDLTVMTRDPVSVETINEALREAAASDLKGILAVTEDELVSSDFKGNSYSSVVDAPLTMVVGDRHGKVFAWYDNEWGYSCRVVDLAVFMGDRLN; via the coding sequence ATGCCGGTGAAGGTTGGCATCAACGGATTTGGCCGCATCGGCCGCAACGTCTTCCGCGCCGCCCGCGGCCGGCGCGAGTTGGAGATCGTGGCGGTCAATGACATCACGGATCCGCCGACGCTCGCGCATCTCCTGAAGTACGACTCCATCCTTGGCAACTACGCCGGCGACGTCAGCGCCGACGGAGATGCCCTCAAGGTCGACGGCGCCCGCGTGAAGGTCTTCGCCGAGAGGGACCCAGGCAACCTGCCCTGGAAAGACCTGGGGATCGACATCGTCATCGAATCGACGGGCCTCTTCACCGACGCCACCAAGGCGAAAGTCCACATCGACAAGGGAGGCGCCAGGAAGGTGATCATCTCGGCGCCGGCCAAGAACGAGGACATCACGATCGTACTTGGGGTCAACGGCGAACGGTACGAGCCACGGCAACACCACGTCGTGAGCAATGCCTCCTGCACGACGAACTGCCTGGCGCCGGTGGCGAAAGTCCTCCACGACAGCTTCGGAATCGAAGCCGGCCTGATGACCACCGTCCATTCGTACACGGGCGACCAGCGGTTGCTCGATGCGCCCCACAGCGACCTGCGACGCGCGCGGGCCGCGGCCCTATCGGTGATCCCAACCACCACCGGCGCGGCCAGGGCGATGGCGCTCGTCATGCCGGAGTTGAAGGGAAAGTTCCACGGCATCTCGCTGCGGGTGCCCACGCCGAACGTCTCGCTCGTCGACCTCACTGTGATGACCCGCGATCCCGTTTCTGTGGAGACGATCAACGAGGCGCTGCGGGAGGCAGCCGCCAGCGACCTCAAGGGAATCCTCGCGGTTACCGAGGACGAACTCGTCTCAAGCGACTTCAAGGGCAACTCCTACTCATCCGTCGTCGATGCGCCGCTCACGATGGTGGTCGGCGATCGTCATGGGAAGGTCTTTGCCTGGTACGACAACGAGTGGGGATATTCCTGCCGGGTCGTGGACCTCGCCGTGTTCATGGGTGACCGGCTGAACTGA
- the whiA gene encoding DNA-binding protein WhiA, translated as MTVKASFTDEVKAELANVQPAKPCCQEAELTAMVEALAGSVDGAPLTLRIPRNAVARKVVHLAKVAGGRVETVRKGATEKRPSYRLRLTLPAGRGSADGCCARATLRGAFLARGVLGNPADAYHLEMAVPMGAAYLVTAGAARAGIALKHTTRRGRTVYYLKGAEPISRLLGLMGANRAVMRFENDRILRDMRSQANRRANSETANIDKRLRAALQQREAIRRLKARDTRLQLLPPALREVAELRLAHPQAGLRELAELAQVSKSAVANRLRRLVTHANRNGLIDHVRDIPQP; from the coding sequence ATGACGGTCAAGGCGTCCTTCACCGACGAGGTCAAAGCTGAGCTGGCCAACGTCCAGCCGGCAAAACCGTGCTGCCAGGAGGCGGAGCTGACGGCGATGGTCGAGGCGCTGGCGGGTTCCGTCGACGGGGCGCCGTTGACGCTGCGCATCCCGCGCAATGCCGTGGCTCGGAAAGTCGTTCACCTCGCCAAGGTCGCCGGGGGCCGGGTGGAGACCGTGCGCAAGGGCGCCACGGAAAAACGACCCAGCTACCGGCTACGGCTCACCTTACCGGCCGGGCGGGGCTCGGCGGACGGCTGCTGTGCCCGGGCCACGCTCCGCGGGGCCTTCCTGGCGCGCGGCGTGCTGGGCAACCCGGCCGACGCCTACCACCTGGAGATGGCCGTGCCCATGGGCGCCGCCTACCTGGTGACCGCCGGGGCGGCGCGGGCGGGCATCGCGCTGAAACACACCACACGCCGTGGCCGGACGGTCTACTACTTGAAAGGCGCCGAGCCGATCTCACGGCTGCTCGGGTTGATGGGCGCCAACCGTGCAGTCATGCGCTTCGAGAACGACCGCATCCTGCGTGACATGCGCAGCCAGGCGAACCGCCGCGCCAACAGCGAGACCGCGAACATCGACAAGCGACTGCGGGCGGCGCTGCAGCAGCGAGAGGCGATCCGCCGGCTCAAAGCGCGCGACACGCGGCTGCAGTTGCTCCCACCCGCGCTGCGCGAGGTGGCCGAACTCCGCCTGGCGCACCCGCAGGCCGGCCTGCGCGAACTCGCCGAGCTCGCCCAGGTCAGTAAGTCGGCGGTCGCCAATCGGCTTCGCCGGTTGGTGACGCACGCGAATCGAAATGGTCTAATAGATCACGTGCGGGACATCCCGCAACCCTGA